One window of the Mytilus galloprovincialis chromosome 14, xbMytGall1.hap1.1, whole genome shotgun sequence genome contains the following:
- the LOC143059725 gene encoding cyclin-dependent kinase 10-like: MASSFSSQTSSEDTPRFMSILSGEWMDLPVDSRHGKCRSVSDFEKLSRVGEGTYGIVYRARDRRTNYIVALKKMRMEKEKNGIPISGLREINILLNLRHTNIVEMSEVVVGRSLESIFLVMEYCEQDLASLLDNMSAPFTEAQVKCIMIQLLKALRYLHENFILHRDLKVSNLLMTDKGCVKIADFGLARKYAFPEQPMTPRVVTLWYRAPELLLGSKTQTTALDMWSAGCIFGELLAHKPLLPGRSEIHQLEMTIELFGTPSEAIWPGFNDLPGMKDITLKKQPYNNVRHTFPWLTDAGIRLLNYLFMYDPEKRASAEDALDSSYFKEQPYPCEPEFMPSFPHHRLKRKEETRGT; the protein is encoded by the coding sequence atggCATCAAGTTTCAGTTCACAGACGTCATCAGAAGACACGCCTAGATTTATGTCAATTTTATCTGGAGAATGGATGGACCTTCCTGTAGATTCAAGACATGGAAAATGTCGTAGTGTAAGTGACTTTGAAAAACTTAGCCGAGTGGGAGAGGGGACATATGGAATTGTATATAGAGCCAGAGATAGACGAACAAATTATATCGTTGCAttgaaaaaaatgagaatggagaAAGAAAAGAACGGAATTCCAATCAGTGGTCTTCGAGAAATTAACATTTTGCTTAATCTTCGACATACAAATATTGTTGAAATGTCTGAAGTTGTTGTAGGAAGGAGTCTTGAAAGTATTTTTCTAGTTATGGAATACTGTGAACAAGATCTTGCCTCTTTATTGGACAATATGTCTGCCCCATTCACAGAGGCTCAGGTCAAGTGTATTATGATTCAGTTATTAAAAGCACTGAGGTATTTGCATGAAAACTTCATCCTTCACCGAGATTTAAAAGTATCAAACTTACTTATGACAGATAAAGGCTGTGTTAAAATAGCTGACTTTGGATTGGCCAGGAAGTATGCTTTCCCTGAACAACCAATGACACCAAGAGTAGTAACTCTTTGGTACAGGGCACCAGAACTATTATTGGGATCTAAGACGCAGACGACAGCCTTAGATATGTGGTCCGCAGGCTGTATATTTGGTGAGTTGTTGGCTCACAAGCCTCTCCTACCGGGTCGATCTGAAATCCATCAATTAGAAATGACTATAGAACTGTTTGGTACCCCAAGTGAGGCAATCTGGCCAGGCTTCAATGACTTACCTGGAATGAAAGATATCACTTTGAAGAAACAACCATACAACAATGTTCGTCATACTTTCCCATGGTTGACCGATGCGGGAATCAGACTTTTGAATTATTTGTTCATGTACGACCCAGAAAAGCGAGCTTCTGCCGAGGATGCTCTTGATAGCTCGTATTTTAAAGAACAACCTTATCCGTGTGAACCAGAGTTTATGCCATCGTTTCCTCATCATAGGTTGAAACGCAAAGAAGAGACAAGAGGAACATGA